A genomic stretch from Colwellia sp. Arc7-635 includes:
- a CDS encoding EAL domain-containing protein: protein MLLLTAIVVSFTSIIYAIDQKDISPVDSEFTINSSYYIDESNQANIGDILTRAPFIESALNKIPYALATQSYWIKLSLDYPISETLTTASSQDGFIEKTLNKQLILMAEHSILKTFDVYELNGLTAPKIMFRKLDNTETSSQNVYPYARLQLNQFGHSQYLIKLKSSGPPNIPLLLFTPQNFEERLLLSQLVYGAFIGILIIIAIYNFVLFFAGRDKVYLLYIGYLLSAFTVLSSLTGYGYFLFSNSVMAILNKHLIFSDFLLIIFLLLFTLYFLRYDRLNHWAYKYSIIFAAIISALALYSLSLDELTQTKLFFSLQPIFYIIALFLIFNRLKRDFSWARFYFLSWLPLLAGAIIQPMVLLNQLEYSFLTGNAFLFAIMIEVTFMAFALAERIRRNEQEKLTMIAYHQSNQLPRQTNLDHKISQLLTESNASFTVVVIKPEQFQRIELYIDEQTRVNFFQALNQKLSSLFRFNDAVLDITEQNEKLCFLENHSLAMVIDNTTDEQDIPLIISSLQQAARDVFYVKDLKLPLSAYIGLASFPGHGQSSASLLNHASIAANSAELTENKWAYFTSKDNTNSPSSIHLAVDLQQAMLTQEFKLFHQPQIDLKTNKVCSSECLLRWHHPVLGAISPEVFISVAEDFGLMPSLTLWVVETALCQQALLTEHTGLKHMVSVNISGKDLIQTNFINDIIKIINRCDIKAEKIIFELTESISFAQSSIAIHTIEKLIELGITISIDDFGTGYSSISQINKLPFQELKIDREFVENVCSDNKRKVIAEASVKMAKGLGLEVVAEGINSLLDEETLRSFGCDIGQGYYYAKPMPYEEYLTWLTRLSNGQIPSSLEGEFIPATK from the coding sequence ATGCTATTATTGACAGCTATTGTAGTCAGTTTTACAAGTATAATTTATGCTATTGATCAAAAAGATATAAGCCCTGTTGACAGTGAATTTACTATCAACAGCAGTTATTATATCGATGAAAGCAATCAGGCTAATATTGGTGATATCTTAACTCGCGCTCCTTTTATTGAAAGTGCTTTAAATAAAATACCTTATGCTTTAGCAACACAAAGTTATTGGATTAAGCTATCGCTAGACTACCCAATAAGTGAAACATTAACGACAGCTAGTTCACAAGATGGTTTTATTGAAAAAACGCTCAATAAACAACTTATCTTGATGGCAGAACATAGCATACTAAAAACATTCGACGTCTATGAACTTAATGGCTTAACAGCTCCTAAAATAATGTTTCGCAAGCTCGATAATACCGAAACATCAAGCCAAAATGTCTACCCTTATGCAAGATTACAACTTAACCAGTTTGGTCATAGCCAATATCTCATTAAGTTAAAAAGCTCTGGTCCACCCAATATTCCTTTATTGTTATTCACACCACAAAATTTTGAAGAAAGATTATTATTGTCACAATTAGTATATGGCGCATTTATCGGTATTTTGATCATTATAGCTATCTATAACTTCGTGTTATTTTTTGCAGGTAGAGACAAAGTGTATTTGTTATATATTGGTTATTTGCTTTCTGCTTTTACAGTGCTTTCTTCTTTAACTGGTTATGGCTACTTCTTATTTTCAAACAGTGTCATGGCGATACTGAACAAGCATCTCATTTTTTCAGACTTTTTATTAATCATATTTTTACTACTATTTACACTTTACTTTTTACGTTACGATCGCTTAAATCATTGGGCATATAAGTATTCAATAATTTTTGCGGCCATCATCAGTGCTCTTGCCCTATATTCGCTTTCTCTTGATGAATTAACACAAACAAAACTGTTTTTTTCATTGCAGCCTATATTTTACATTATTGCATTATTTTTAATTTTCAACCGTTTAAAACGAGATTTTTCATGGGCACGTTTTTATTTTTTATCATGGTTACCTTTATTGGCAGGCGCGATAATACAACCTATGGTGCTATTGAACCAGCTTGAATATAGCTTTTTAACGGGTAATGCATTTCTCTTTGCTATAATGATTGAAGTCACTTTTATGGCCTTTGCCTTAGCCGAGCGTATTCGACGTAATGAGCAAGAAAAGCTTACCATGATCGCTTATCATCAAAGCAATCAACTTCCTAGACAAACCAATTTAGATCATAAAATTAGTCAGCTGCTCACAGAAAGCAATGCGAGTTTCACTGTCGTCGTGATCAAACCAGAGCAGTTTCAGCGTATAGAACTCTACATCGATGAACAAACACGTGTTAATTTTTTCCAAGCACTGAATCAAAAATTATCTTCACTGTTTAGATTCAATGATGCGGTACTTGACATCACAGAGCAAAATGAAAAACTCTGCTTTTTAGAAAACCACAGCTTAGCAATGGTGATTGATAACACAACTGATGAACAGGATATTCCCCTTATCATCAGTTCTCTTCAACAAGCCGCTAGGGATGTCTTTTATGTTAAGGATCTCAAACTACCTTTATCAGCCTATATTGGTTTGGCTTCTTTTCCTGGACATGGTCAATCAAGTGCTAGTTTACTCAACCATGCTTCTATTGCTGCAAATAGCGCGGAGTTAACAGAAAATAAATGGGCTTACTTCACGTCAAAAGACAATACAAACAGTCCTTCTTCAATACATTTAGCTGTTGATTTACAGCAAGCGATGTTAACGCAAGAATTTAAGTTATTTCATCAACCGCAAATAGATTTAAAAACCAATAAAGTTTGTAGTAGCGAATGTCTACTCCGTTGGCATCACCCGGTATTAGGCGCCATATCACCTGAGGTATTTATTTCGGTCGCAGAAGATTTTGGTTTAATGCCCTCCCTGACCTTGTGGGTCGTTGAAACAGCCCTATGCCAACAAGCTTTGCTGACTGAGCATACAGGCCTTAAGCATATGGTGTCGGTTAATATCAGTGGTAAAGACCTCATTCAAACGAACTTTATTAATGACATAATAAAAATTATTAACCGCTGTGATATCAAAGCTGAAAAAATTATTTTTGAATTAACCGAGTCAATCTCTTTTGCACAAAGCAGTATTGCAATACACACCATAGAAAAGCTCATCGAATTAGGCATTACTATCAGCATTGATGATTTTGGTACTGGTTATTCTTCTATATCTCAAATTAATAAATTACCGTTTCAAGAGCTCAAAATAGATAGAGAATTTGTTGAGAATGTTTGCAGTGATAATAAGCGTAAAGTTATTGCCGAAGCTTCAGTAAAAATGGCCAAAGGATTAGGCCTAGAGGTTGTTGCTGAAGGTATCAATAGCTTGCTAGATGAAGAAACTCTGCGCAGTTTTGGCTGTGATATTGGTCAAGGATATTACTACGCTAAACCCATGCCCTATGAAGAATATCTTACATGGCTTACCCGGCTATCCAATGGACAAATTCCATCAAGCTTAGAAGGTGAATTCATACCTGCCACTAAGTAA
- a CDS encoding ABC transporter ATP-binding protein produces the protein MSLIIDVQQLTKRYGDHTALSEVNFTLEKGAPVALVGPNGAGKTTLFSLLCGYIQPSIGDINILGHSPGSSALFGRLSALPQDAQLDPRFSIATQLSFYARLQGMSRKLATRDTARVLEMVALSDAANSKPSELSHGMRKRATIAQALLGSPEIVMLDEATAGLDPNNAKEIRAIVAEQASEVNFILSSHDLSELERLCDRVLYLENGVLKQHKTLGNNDVSRFITLRMKQNYVELMPEILKISGVTQASMTQDKEYLLTISNEERNSHIELELLTMLAKNNWSYAQLINGKTLENQLF, from the coding sequence ATGAGTTTAATTATTGATGTGCAACAGCTGACTAAGCGTTATGGCGATCATACGGCATTAAGTGAGGTTAACTTTACACTTGAAAAAGGTGCACCTGTTGCTTTAGTTGGTCCCAATGGCGCAGGAAAGACTACTTTATTTAGTCTTCTGTGCGGATATATCCAACCTTCTATCGGTGATATTAATATCTTAGGGCACTCGCCTGGTAGTTCAGCACTATTTGGACGGTTATCAGCCTTACCGCAAGATGCACAGTTAGATCCTAGGTTTTCTATTGCAACCCAATTAAGTTTTTATGCTCGCTTACAAGGTATGAGCCGCAAGCTTGCTACTAGAGATACTGCCAGGGTGCTCGAGATGGTTGCTTTAAGCGATGCTGCTAATAGTAAGCCAAGTGAACTATCACATGGTATGAGAAAACGAGCCACGATAGCTCAGGCACTTTTAGGAAGTCCTGAAATTGTTATGTTAGATGAAGCGACAGCAGGACTTGATCCCAACAATGCTAAGGAAATAAGAGCTATTGTTGCTGAGCAAGCGAGCGAGGTAAACTTTATACTCAGCTCTCATGATTTGAGTGAGTTAGAACGCTTATGCGATCGCGTGCTTTATCTCGAAAATGGTGTCTTAAAACAGCATAAAACACTTGGTAACAATGACGTTTCTCGCTTTATCACTTTAAGAATGAAGCAAAACTATGTTGAACTTATGCCAGAAATACTGAAAATATCAGGTGTTACTCAAGCTAGTATGACACAAGATAAGGAATACCTACTGACCATAAGCAATGAGGAAAGGAATAGTCATATTGAACTCGAGTTATTGACTATGTTAGCAAAAAATAATTGGTCTTATGCGCAACTGATCAATGGTAAGACATTAGAAAATCAGTTGTTCTAG
- the xdp1 gene encoding exosortase-dependent surface protein XDP1 gives MGYSLKALSIVGLLLLSGSTLASTTTADFGDVNDPRYSRINQFNISIDGLDINVSGWSDTANLSTDVDKDSAIRRAKDLDKYRGGWALENFDEPYNYCDTNGHSADNFGTCGYKDYDFFLLSFSEAVSLVNATYSWVAGNNVEQNQVSVAALESSIFTNGNGLYNNTWENIANNHTIRSDFAQITDNSTLGYLSTFSGNTDEIYSTHWLIGALNNNFGGLAQWEGDDGMKLSGVSFNKRNLTPAQVPEPSSIAMLLIGLIALLSFNRRRV, from the coding sequence ATGGGTTATTCACTAAAAGCGCTAAGTATAGTCGGACTATTACTATTATCGGGATCTACATTAGCCAGTACTACGACAGCCGATTTTGGTGATGTTAATGATCCAAGATATAGTAGAATAAATCAGTTTAATATAAGTATAGATGGCTTAGACATTAATGTTTCAGGCTGGTCAGATACCGCTAATTTATCAACAGATGTAGATAAAGATAGTGCTATAAGACGAGCTAAAGATCTTGATAAATATCGTGGTGGTTGGGCACTAGAAAACTTCGACGAACCTTATAATTATTGTGATACTAATGGTCACTCAGCAGATAATTTCGGTACTTGTGGTTATAAAGACTATGATTTCTTTTTATTATCATTTTCTGAAGCAGTATCATTGGTCAATGCAACCTATAGTTGGGTAGCAGGAAATAATGTAGAGCAAAACCAAGTCAGTGTTGCCGCGCTTGAAAGCTCTATTTTTACTAATGGTAATGGCCTATACAACAATACTTGGGAAAACATAGCGAATAATCATACCATTCGCTCAGATTTCGCTCAAATAACGGATAACTCAACTTTAGGTTATTTATCAACGTTTAGCGGTAATACTGATGAAATTTACTCGACTCATTGGCTTATTGGTGCATTAAACAATAACTTTGGTGGTTTAGCACAGTGGGAAGGTGATGACGGTATGAAACTTTCTGGAGTTTCTTTTAATAAAAGAAACCTTACACCAGCACAAGTACCAGAGCCTAGTTCAATAGCAATGCTTTTGATCGGATTAATTGCTTTGCTAAGTTTTAATCGCCGACGCGTATAA
- the prsT gene encoding XrtA/PEP-CTERM system TPR-repeat protein PrsT — MRYTSLMLLTIVAPFCSASNDYEKAHDAFNASKVEEAYIHLKNSLKNSPNDLPSQLLMAKILLQQHHYNDSASLYQEALNNGADINLVLNEFANALMLSKEYGQVIALNDSGKLNSTNYLQWLLLAANAYKALDDIEKANLYLQQAEVIAPDNLNVLHSLAINLLQQTKYTAANKKITHALSLYPENAKNWYLQGQFYITQLQYKQALLAFEQAYELAPSDPFTQRALANIYTSENRIPEALTLVNLVLKDNPNDPFALLLKSRLLSSNNQEKESRLILEDIANRLSLLSDEDKKSNLSLLYVASVSAYVKGDFELAQTQLQTYLKEKGDDLFAINLLVSIYRSQGQWSKAQATLENNILLIKDDLQLTLQLVEIYLQNNQLFKAEQMLSNLPIRFQSTVDYLSTKALLLNRNSQTAQALRLIDDSLLEKKSPKLLITKALILKESNNIPAAMNIVNNLLISEPNNSDYLKLKSALLLVDDKRSEALAVIEKILTLKPNDYTSLFNKASSLAAMNQLNTALAISNALQLRTPEASQIMILQAKINRDLGNTAIAIEILDELVRKEKTNIAALEALLYIHIDQKNNIEAMSLLDQLTKLSFLNPKYVRLKSQVYRALNDDDNSRKQIQILSSLAKSSEDFYVLAELQANANMLSESKFSLEEALSTAKAGSNDKLSIEIALVNINLKMQNYATSGELLKTIEQQYPNSSLVALLHGHYYHIQQQFLSAQQYYQKALVLDKENSQALIKLYQLAQNNIKKNEFTKTVVALLNEFPENYLARNLLADNYLNNGELLAAKPHYEKLAQVEFLKNRAAIFNNLANIIQGDDLEQAKSYAKRAVEINPTSAAFLDTYGWVTAQQGDYDSALNLLRNAYAMDSNNPSISYHLAFTLTKLKRNQEALSTVKQSLKNRASFSELEQAKQLLEKLLELQNQSSS, encoded by the coding sequence ATGCGCTATACCAGTCTAATGCTATTAACCATAGTAGCGCCCTTTTGTTCAGCTAGTAATGACTATGAAAAAGCCCACGACGCTTTTAATGCTAGTAAAGTTGAAGAAGCTTATATTCACCTAAAAAATTCTTTAAAAAATAGTCCAAATGATCTGCCTAGTCAGTTATTAATGGCGAAAATATTATTACAGCAACATCACTACAACGATAGTGCTAGTTTGTATCAAGAAGCTCTGAACAACGGTGCAGATATCAATTTGGTACTCAATGAATTTGCTAACGCATTAATGCTATCTAAAGAATATGGTCAGGTTATTGCCTTAAACGATAGCGGTAAATTAAATAGCACCAACTATTTGCAATGGTTACTATTAGCAGCAAATGCCTACAAAGCTTTAGATGATATAGAAAAGGCTAATTTATATTTACAGCAAGCTGAAGTGATCGCGCCAGATAACCTTAATGTATTACACTCGTTAGCCATTAACCTTTTACAACAAACAAAATATACTGCAGCGAATAAAAAAATAACTCACGCGTTATCATTATATCCAGAAAATGCAAAAAACTGGTACTTACAAGGGCAGTTTTATATTACCCAACTGCAATATAAACAAGCACTTTTAGCTTTTGAGCAAGCTTATGAACTTGCCCCTTCAGACCCTTTCACTCAACGTGCGCTTGCTAACATTTACACGAGTGAAAACCGTATTCCTGAAGCACTCACTCTCGTCAATTTAGTCCTGAAAGATAATCCCAATGATCCCTTCGCATTGTTACTAAAAAGTCGATTACTATCGAGTAACAACCAAGAAAAAGAATCTCGTTTAATTTTAGAAGACATAGCTAACCGGTTATCTTTACTGAGTGACGAGGACAAAAAAAGTAATTTATCATTATTATATGTTGCTAGCGTAAGCGCTTATGTAAAAGGTGATTTTGAACTCGCACAAACACAACTACAAACTTATCTTAAAGAAAAAGGTGATGATTTATTTGCTATTAATTTATTAGTGTCAATTTATAGAAGCCAAGGACAGTGGTCAAAAGCACAAGCAACACTTGAAAATAATATTTTGTTAATTAAAGACGATTTGCAATTAACATTACAACTAGTGGAAATATATCTGCAAAATAATCAACTATTTAAAGCAGAGCAAATGTTGAGTAATTTGCCAATTCGTTTTCAAAGCACAGTTGACTATCTCAGTACTAAAGCACTTTTATTAAATCGTAACAGTCAGACAGCTCAAGCCCTTAGATTAATTGATGATTCTCTCCTTGAAAAAAAATCGCCAAAATTATTAATCACTAAAGCACTCATATTAAAGGAAAGTAACAATATTCCTGCAGCAATGAATATTGTTAATAACTTACTTATTTCAGAGCCAAATAATAGTGACTATTTAAAGTTAAAATCTGCCTTGCTTTTAGTGGATGATAAACGCTCAGAAGCATTAGCCGTTATTGAGAAAATTTTAACGCTAAAGCCTAATGATTATACAAGCCTTTTCAATAAAGCTTCTAGCCTTGCTGCTATGAACCAGCTCAATACCGCATTGGCTATTTCTAATGCGTTACAGCTTCGGACACCAGAAGCAAGCCAAATAATGATTTTACAAGCCAAGATCAACCGAGATTTAGGCAACACGGCCATCGCAATTGAAATACTCGACGAACTTGTCCGTAAAGAGAAAACCAACATCGCGGCATTAGAAGCGCTGTTATATATCCATATTGATCAAAAAAATAATATTGAGGCAATGAGTTTATTAGATCAACTCACTAAGTTAAGTTTTTTAAATCCTAAATATGTGCGCTTAAAGTCTCAAGTCTATCGTGCTTTAAATGATGATGATAATAGCAGAAAGCAAATTCAAATTTTATCGAGCTTAGCAAAGTCATCAGAAGATTTTTATGTATTAGCTGAGCTTCAAGCAAACGCTAATATGTTAAGTGAGAGTAAGTTTAGTCTTGAAGAAGCCCTATCAACCGCAAAAGCGGGATCAAACGATAAGCTTAGCATTGAAATTGCACTAGTTAATATAAATTTAAAGATGCAGAATTATGCGACAAGTGGTGAACTATTAAAAACTATTGAACAGCAGTATCCAAATAGTAGCCTAGTAGCCTTACTTCATGGTCATTACTATCATATTCAGCAGCAATTTTTATCTGCTCAGCAGTATTACCAAAAAGCATTAGTGCTCGATAAGGAAAACAGCCAAGCGTTAATAAAACTCTATCAATTAGCGCAGAATAATATAAAAAAAAATGAGTTCACTAAAACAGTTGTAGCACTTCTAAACGAATTTCCTGAAAATTATTTAGCTCGCAACTTACTCGCTGATAATTACTTGAATAATGGCGAACTGCTTGCGGCAAAACCACATTATGAAAAACTTGCACAAGTTGAGTTTCTTAAAAACAGAGCGGCAATATTCAATAACTTAGCCAACATTATTCAAGGTGATGATTTAGAGCAAGCAAAAAGCTATGCCAAAAGAGCTGTAGAAATAAACCCAACATCTGCAGCTTTCTTAGATACTTACGGATGGGTGACAGCGCAACAAGGAGATTATGACTCAGCGTTAAACTTACTAAGAAATGCTTATGCTATGGACTCTAATAATCCTTCAATTAGCTATCATTTAGCGTTCACGCTGACCAAACTAAAGCGCAATCAAGAAGCGTTATCTACGGTTAAACAAAGCTTAAAAAATAGAGCCTCATTTAGTGAGTTAGAACAAGCTAAACAGCTACTTGAAAAGCTACTTGAGCTACAAAACCAGTCATCAAGTTAG
- a CDS encoding DUF748 domain-containing protein, with product MSRYLKRLSKIIVISFIALYFVIWLMSPVIIRYVINTYGLPQPLLLTDESSIRYNPFTAHLTISHLEIKTDAKNKTLQLQSLDAELKLHQLLFDKIYVSEFSVNGIFIPVTINDTSLNIAGFELMGEKAASEEVETTPSETNFPYEIIIPQLTLTDANIALMHFSQKHNIQLDSVTLDNILLSQSTQDINLNVVSHLNGAPIAIALNANLVKQQGQIKLDVDADNIALAPANAFLPPALSALDGNVSYASKIIITMEDGQIALDVNDLLFAVKDFHIEQDGIAIGVDEQKVQAERVAVLLPADSPVSVNTVLNYSVSGISAKSINKGELLAQIADIEVSNFALAYKQAIPKVAVERVRIANSEFSKTLADDIPALASFNELVLNNIKYEPELVAIDNITLSGLIAHLLLDKDKNIATLVTLANVKSDTDINMAEPEQLGKANEEITKAKEESSNADKANSDAINDNAELVFKLGSFTLLDQAKIDFKDSSVTPHYERNVSIEHLSLSGIDSSKPEQEALFAMKGKSDKYANFDIKGRGLPFATQQKFNVNAVVKEVSLPGVSSYIKDALKYEIESGQLDLTIEASLTGTMLDGDVDLLLRGIEFTAADDHEAGTLTDQTSVPFNIALGMLKDSDGNVELSLPLSGDTSSPSFGFSGLLTLLVKQATMSAAKDYLMTTFVPYAGVMKIAMAAGEFALKLRINDLNYLASEVELNTEQLEFSRQMSVMLADRGSVNVKLCAIATASDIDLSDTSKVQQPENIARLKAISQQRVEIFKAHMVDQLKVPSSRLLFCTPQIDTSDGAKSRIKFVI from the coding sequence ATGAGTCGTTATCTTAAACGCCTTAGTAAAATTATTGTTATCAGCTTCATTGCGCTTTATTTTGTTATTTGGTTGATGTCACCTGTTATTATTCGTTATGTCATTAATACTTATGGTTTACCGCAACCGCTTTTATTGACTGATGAATCAAGTATTCGTTATAACCCATTCACAGCGCATTTAACGATTAGTCATTTAGAAATAAAGACAGATGCTAAAAATAAAACGCTTCAATTACAAAGTCTTGATGCCGAATTAAAGTTACACCAACTTCTTTTTGATAAGATTTATGTGTCGGAATTTAGCGTTAATGGCATCTTTATTCCAGTCACAATTAATGACACATCGCTTAATATTGCTGGCTTTGAATTAATGGGCGAAAAAGCAGCCTCTGAAGAAGTGGAAACTACCCCTTCAGAGACTAATTTCCCTTATGAAATTATCATTCCTCAGTTGACCTTAACTGATGCGAATATAGCGTTAATGCATTTTTCACAAAAGCATAATATTCAATTGGATAGCGTGACATTAGACAATATTTTATTATCGCAAAGTACACAAGACATTAATTTAAATGTCGTTAGCCACTTAAACGGTGCACCTATTGCAATCGCTTTAAATGCTAATTTGGTGAAGCAACAAGGTCAAATAAAACTGGATGTTGATGCAGATAATATTGCATTAGCGCCTGCCAATGCATTTTTACCACCGGCACTGTCTGCACTCGATGGTAATGTCAGTTATGCCAGTAAAATAATCATCACCATGGAAGACGGACAAATTGCTCTCGATGTAAATGATTTATTGTTTGCAGTGAAAGATTTTCACATTGAACAAGATGGCATTGCTATTGGTGTTGATGAACAAAAAGTGCAAGCTGAACGTGTTGCTGTTTTATTACCTGCAGATAGTCCTGTAAGTGTTAATACCGTATTAAACTATAGCGTTTCAGGGATATCTGCTAAATCAATAAATAAAGGTGAGTTATTAGCACAAATAGCTGATATAGAAGTAAGTAATTTTGCCTTAGCATACAAACAAGCGATCCCCAAAGTAGCTGTTGAGCGTGTTCGAATAGCGAACAGTGAGTTCTCTAAAACGCTAGCAGATGATATACCAGCATTAGCATCTTTTAATGAACTTGTGTTAAATAACATTAAGTATGAACCTGAACTGGTCGCGATTGACAACATTACTTTGTCTGGATTGATTGCGCATCTCTTATTAGATAAAGATAAAAACATAGCAACACTTGTTACCTTGGCTAATGTTAAAAGCGACACAGACATTAACATGGCGGAGCCAGAGCAATTGGGCAAGGCTAATGAAGAAATAACCAAGGCCAAGGAAGAAAGTAGCAACGCTGACAAGGCGAACAGTGACGCTATAAATGATAATGCTGAATTAGTTTTTAAATTAGGTAGTTTTACCTTGCTTGACCAAGCAAAAATTGATTTTAAAGATAGCAGTGTCACACCACATTATGAGCGCAACGTTAGTATTGAGCATTTATCTTTATCCGGTATTGATAGTAGCAAGCCCGAGCAAGAGGCGCTATTCGCTATGAAAGGAAAAAGCGATAAATATGCAAACTTTGATATTAAGGGACGTGGATTACCTTTTGCTACGCAGCAAAAATTCAATGTAAATGCGGTTGTCAAAGAAGTGAGTTTACCTGGCGTTTCTAGTTACATCAAAGATGCACTGAAATACGAAATTGAGAGTGGTCAACTCGATTTAACCATTGAGGCTAGCTTAACTGGCACAATGCTTGATGGTGATGTTGACTTATTACTTAGAGGGATAGAGTTTACCGCTGCTGATGATCATGAAGCCGGTACGTTAACCGATCAAACGAGTGTACCATTCAATATTGCTTTAGGAATGTTGAAGGATTCAGATGGGAATGTTGAGTTGTCGTTGCCACTGAGCGGTGATACCAGCTCTCCATCGTTTGGCTTTTCAGGTTTACTCACCTTATTGGTTAAACAGGCGACGATGTCAGCTGCAAAAGATTATCTCATGACTACATTTGTACCTTATGCTGGTGTTATGAAAATTGCCATGGCTGCGGGTGAGTTTGCATTAAAATTGAGAATAAATGATTTAAATTACCTTGCTAGTGAAGTTGAATTAAATACTGAGCAGTTAGAGTTTTCTCGCCAGATGTCTGTGATGTTAGCAGACAGAGGTAGCGTTAATGTTAAACTTTGCGCTATAGCGACTGCTAGTGACATCGACTTATCAGATACATCAAAAGTGCAGCAGCCTGAAAATATTGCGCGTTTAAAAGCCATATCTCAGCAGAGAGTTGAAATTTTTAAAGCACATATGGTTGATCAATTAAAAGTACCGTCTTCTAGATTATTATTTTGTACGCCACAAATCGATACCTCAGACGGAGCTAAATCTAGAATAAAATTTGTCATTTAA
- a CDS encoding DUF2959 domain-containing protein, whose translation MTPSAVYLGFLAIFLLAGCQSAYYSAMEKVGVHKRDIMLDRVENAQTAQQDAQEQFKSALEQLSELINYDGGDLASQYELVNDQYEASKASAAEVESRIAAIEGVADALFDEWNEEIQQYSSQTLKRQSQQKLRETQGNYQSLIKAMHRAKDKMTPVLSALKDNSLYLKHNLNAQAIGALQGEYKTIKRDVESLVAEMSKAIAQSQQFIDLLQPE comes from the coding sequence ATTACACCGTCGGCAGTATATCTCGGTTTCCTTGCCATTTTTCTACTTGCAGGGTGTCAGTCTGCATACTATTCGGCGATGGAAAAAGTTGGCGTACATAAGCGTGATATTATGCTCGATAGAGTTGAAAATGCCCAAACGGCTCAACAAGACGCGCAAGAGCAATTTAAATCTGCATTAGAGCAACTATCTGAACTTATAAATTATGATGGTGGTGATTTAGCTTCGCAATATGAATTAGTTAATGACCAATATGAAGCGAGTAAGGCGTCAGCGGCAGAGGTTGAGTCTCGTATTGCGGCAATTGAAGGCGTAGCGGATGCATTGTTTGATGAATGGAATGAAGAAATACAGCAGTATTCAAGTCAAACACTGAAACGACAAAGCCAACAAAAATTAAGAGAAACTCAAGGTAATTATCAAAGTCTAATTAAAGCTATGCATCGAGCTAAAGATAAAATGACGCCAGTTTTATCAGCTTTGAAAGACAATAGCTTATACTTGAAACATAATTTAAATGCTCAAGCTATTGGCGCATTGCAAGGTGAGTATAAAACGATTAAACGTGATGTTGAGTCTCTAGTCGCTGAAATGAGTAAAGCGATAGCACAATCACAACAGTTTATTGATTTGTTGCAACCAGAGTAA